In Georgenia soli, a genomic segment contains:
- a CDS encoding DUF3099 domain-containing protein → MRMPGRRARGSQVQAITSAPRALADDVHDRTVRYLISMGIRTACFLLLLVVPGPWKWVCVAGAVVLPAVAVLVANAGRERPQPPTTLIGPPGPPPPPQLPYDPTTEYLR, encoded by the coding sequence ATGAGGATGCCCGGTCGTCGCGCACGGGGATCGCAGGTCCAGGCGATCACCTCGGCCCCCCGCGCCCTGGCTGACGACGTGCACGACCGCACCGTGCGCTACCTGATCTCCATGGGGATCCGCACCGCCTGCTTCCTGCTTCTCCTGGTGGTTCCGGGACCGTGGAAGTGGGTGTGCGTGGCCGGCGCCGTGGTGCTGCCGGCCGTGGCGGTGCTGGTGGCGAACGCCGGCCGCGAGCGACCGCAGCCTCCGACCACGCTGATCGGGCCGCCGGGGCCCCCGCCCCCGCCCCAGCTCCCCTACGACCCCACGACGGAGTATCTGCGATGA
- the fabG gene encoding 3-oxoacyl-ACP reductase FabG, translating into MAEKVGRSVLVTGANRGIGRAIAERFVAAGDRVATIYRSGDLPDGVLGVVGDVRDTASVDAAFTKVEEEHGPVEVVVANAGVTRDQLLMRMSDEDFDTVLDTNLAGAFRVARRASKGMIRARAGRIVLISSVVALYGGPGQVNYSASKAGLVGMARSITRELGGRGITANVVAPGFIDTAMTQALPEKQQQAYLGAIPAGRFGTVDDVASAVHFLASPEAAYISGAVVPVDGGLGMGH; encoded by the coding sequence GTGGCCGAGAAGGTCGGACGCAGTGTCCTGGTGACCGGGGCGAACCGGGGCATCGGCCGCGCGATCGCCGAGCGGTTCGTCGCCGCAGGCGACAGGGTCGCCACCATCTACCGCTCCGGCGACCTGCCCGACGGCGTCCTCGGCGTCGTCGGCGACGTGCGCGACACCGCCTCCGTCGACGCGGCCTTCACCAAGGTCGAGGAGGAGCACGGGCCGGTGGAGGTCGTCGTCGCCAACGCCGGCGTCACCCGCGACCAGCTCCTCATGCGCATGAGCGACGAGGACTTCGACACGGTCCTCGACACCAACCTCGCCGGCGCCTTCCGCGTGGCCCGCCGCGCCTCCAAGGGGATGATCCGCGCCCGCGCCGGGCGGATCGTGCTCATCTCCTCGGTCGTGGCCCTCTACGGCGGCCCCGGCCAGGTGAACTACTCCGCCTCCAAGGCCGGCCTGGTCGGCATGGCCCGCTCGATCACCCGCGAGCTGGGCGGTCGGGGGATCACCGCCAACGTCGTCGCCCCCGGCTTCATCGACACCGCGATGACCCAGGCCCTGCCCGAGAAGCAGCAGCAGGCCTACCTCGGGGCCATCCCCGCCGGCCGGTTCGGCACCGTCGACGACGTCGCGTCCGCCGTCCACTTCCTCGCCTCGCCCGAGGCCGCCTACATCTCCGGGGCCGTCGTCCCGGTCGACGGCGGCCTGGGCATGGGCCACTGA
- a CDS encoding ABC-F family ATP-binding cassette domain-containing protein, translating to MRIGARELLHEATFRIDAGMRIGLVGRNGAGKTTLTKLLSGQDETASVVQHTGQIVRSGEIGYLPQDPRTGDLQVLARDRVLSARGLDEIVRRIRRAEHTMSTAEGAAQQKAMEKYVRLDAEFAAQGGWAAESEAARITSNLGLPTRVLEQPLETLSGGQRRRVELARILFSGVDTLLLDEPTNHLDHDSIIWLRDYLKSYSGGFVVISHDVELLRETVNHVWHLDANRGVLDVYNMGWDAYVKQREADERRRRRERANAEKKAGQLMAQADKMRAKATKTVAAQNMARRAERLLSGLDEVRRADKVAHLRFPDPAPCGKTPLTAEGLSKSYGSLEVFTDVNLAIDRGSKVVILGLNGAGKTTLLRILGGVEEPDTGEVIPGHGLKVGYYAQEHETLDVESTVVENLRSAAPDLDDTGVRSVLGSFLFSGEDADKPAKVLSGGEKTRLALAVLVVSSANVLLLDEPTNNLDPASREEILGALRSFTGAVVLVTHDEGAVEALNPERVLLLPDADEDLWSDQYLELVTLA from the coding sequence ATGCGCATCGGCGCTCGTGAGCTCCTCCACGAGGCCACCTTCCGCATCGACGCCGGCATGCGCATCGGGCTCGTCGGGCGCAACGGCGCCGGCAAGACGACGCTGACGAAGCTGCTGTCCGGCCAGGACGAGACGGCCTCGGTGGTCCAGCACACCGGCCAGATCGTGCGGTCGGGCGAGATCGGCTACCTGCCGCAGGACCCGCGCACGGGCGACCTGCAGGTGCTGGCGCGGGACCGCGTGCTCTCCGCCCGCGGCCTCGACGAGATCGTCCGGCGCATCCGCCGCGCCGAGCACACCATGAGCACCGCCGAGGGCGCCGCCCAGCAGAAGGCCATGGAGAAGTACGTGCGCCTGGACGCCGAGTTCGCGGCGCAGGGTGGCTGGGCCGCGGAGTCGGAGGCCGCCCGCATCACCTCGAACCTCGGGCTGCCCACCCGGGTGCTGGAGCAGCCGCTGGAAACCCTCTCCGGCGGTCAGCGCCGCCGGGTGGAGCTCGCGCGGATCCTGTTCTCCGGGGTCGACACCCTGCTGCTCGACGAGCCGACCAACCACCTGGACCACGACTCGATCATCTGGCTGCGCGACTACCTGAAGAGCTACTCGGGCGGCTTCGTGGTGATCTCTCACGACGTCGAGCTGCTGCGCGAGACGGTCAACCACGTGTGGCACCTCGACGCCAACCGCGGCGTGCTCGACGTGTACAACATGGGCTGGGACGCCTACGTCAAGCAGCGCGAGGCCGACGAGCGTCGTCGCCGCCGCGAACGGGCCAACGCGGAGAAGAAGGCCGGTCAGCTGATGGCCCAGGCCGACAAGATGCGTGCCAAGGCCACCAAGACCGTCGCCGCGCAGAACATGGCCCGACGGGCCGAGCGGCTCCTGTCGGGGCTCGACGAGGTCCGCCGCGCCGACAAGGTCGCGCACCTGCGCTTCCCCGACCCGGCGCCGTGCGGGAAGACCCCGCTCACGGCCGAGGGGCTGAGCAAGTCCTACGGCTCCCTCGAGGTCTTCACCGACGTCAACCTCGCCATCGACCGCGGCTCCAAGGTGGTCATCCTGGGCCTGAACGGCGCGGGCAAGACCACCCTGCTGCGCATCCTCGGCGGCGTGGAGGAGCCGGACACCGGCGAGGTGATCCCCGGGCACGGCCTGAAGGTCGGCTACTACGCCCAGGAGCACGAGACCCTCGACGTCGAGAGCACCGTGGTGGAGAACCTCCGCTCGGCGGCCCCCGACCTCGACGACACCGGTGTGCGCAGCGTGCTCGGCTCGTTCCTGTTCTCCGGGGAGGACGCCGACAAGCCCGCCAAGGTGCTCTCCGGCGGCGAGAAGACCCGTCTCGCGCTCGCGGTCCTCGTGGTCTCCTCGGCGAACGTGCTGCTGCTGGACGAGCCGACGAACAACCTCGACCCGGCCAGCCGCGAGGAGATCCTCGGCGCGCTGCGCTCCTTCACCGGCGCCGTCGTCCTCGTCACGCACGACGAGGGCGCGGTCGAGGCGCTCAACCCCGAGCGGGTGCTCCTGCTGCCCGACGCGGACGAGGACCTTTGGAGCGACCAGTACCTCGAGCTCGTCACCCTCGCGTGA
- the fabI gene encoding enoyl-ACP reductase FabI, with protein MGLLEGKTILVTGVLKDNSIAFHVARLAQEQGAKVVLTSFGRQFRLTEITARRLPAPAPVVQLDVQNQEDLDNLADAVREHVDHLDAVVHSIGFAPQSVMGGNFLAGQWEDVATAVHVSAFSLKALAVAAQPLMVPGSALVGLTFDASFAWPVYDWMGVAKAAFESTARYLARDLGPSGIRVNLVSAGPVRTTAATSIPGFDQVEGGWDERAPLGWDVSDAEPTARTVVGLCSEWFPKTTGEIVHVDGGVHAMGV; from the coding sequence ATGGGACTGCTCGAGGGCAAGACGATCCTGGTGACCGGGGTGCTGAAGGACAACTCGATCGCCTTCCACGTGGCGCGGCTCGCGCAGGAGCAGGGCGCCAAGGTCGTCCTGACGTCCTTCGGGCGCCAGTTCCGGCTCACCGAGATCACCGCCCGGCGTCTGCCCGCGCCGGCCCCGGTGGTCCAGCTGGACGTGCAGAACCAGGAGGACCTCGACAACCTCGCCGACGCCGTCCGCGAGCACGTCGACCACCTCGACGCCGTCGTCCACTCCATCGGCTTCGCCCCGCAGTCCGTCATGGGCGGGAACTTCCTCGCCGGGCAGTGGGAGGACGTCGCCACCGCCGTGCACGTCTCCGCGTTCTCCCTCAAGGCCCTCGCCGTCGCCGCCCAGCCGCTGATGGTGCCGGGTTCCGCGCTCGTCGGGCTCACCTTCGACGCGAGCTTCGCCTGGCCGGTCTACGACTGGATGGGCGTGGCCAAGGCGGCCTTCGAGTCCACCGCGCGCTACCTCGCCCGCGACCTGGGACCGTCGGGCATCCGCGTCAACCTCGTCTCCGCCGGCCCGGTGCGCACCACCGCGGCGACGTCGATCCCCGGCTTCGACCAGGTCGAGGGCGGCTGGGACGAGCGCGCCCCGCTCGGGTGGGACGTCTCCGACGCCGAACCCACCGCCCGGACCGTCGTCGGGCTGTGCTCGGAGTGGTTCCCGAAGACGACGGGGGAGATCGTCCACGTCGACGGCGGCGTCCACGCCATGGGGGTCTGA
- a CDS encoding SixA phosphatase family protein, protein MARTLVLLRHAKAEPEADLGDARRPLATKGRKQATALGPRLAEVTGTVDVALVSSALRTTETFKLVSQQLRVRTHEVRDELYEAGPRQVLAMLQELDAETATVLVVGHEPTMSHLAFLLHDTQDDLARQVSLGIPTAAACVIEVPTAWAELDRSTAHLTQLVRLAD, encoded by the coding sequence GTGGCGCGGACCCTCGTCCTGCTGCGCCACGCCAAGGCCGAGCCCGAGGCCGACCTCGGCGACGCCCGCCGTCCGCTCGCCACGAAGGGCCGCAAGCAGGCCACCGCGCTCGGCCCACGTCTGGCGGAGGTGACCGGCACGGTCGACGTCGCGCTCGTCTCCTCGGCGCTGCGCACCACCGAGACGTTCAAGCTCGTCAGCCAGCAGCTGCGCGTGCGCACGCACGAGGTCCGCGACGAGCTCTACGAGGCCGGTCCCCGTCAGGTGCTCGCCATGCTCCAGGAGCTCGACGCCGAGACCGCGACCGTGCTCGTCGTCGGCCACGAGCCCACCATGTCGCACCTCGCGTTCCTCCTGCACGACACCCAGGACGACCTCGCCCGGCAGGTCAGCCTCGGCATCCCGACCGCTGCCGCGTGCGTCATCGAGGTCCCGACGGCGTGGGCCGAGCTGGACCGGTCGACGGCGCACCTGACCCAGCTGGTCCGCCTCGCCGACTGA
- a CDS encoding SURF1 family protein, translated as MSADGEAAPSGRYAFLRTRRWVGLIALLVTASVACVLLGHWQWGRYVERHAEAEQVNAVYDAQPLPLDEALGTAAGGSPTPTVGPGDEWQPVRLRGHYVEDGTVLLRNRPVDGTPAVHVIAPFVAETGAGEVLVVVDRGWIPAEVADTGGEVPRPPAGEVTLTARLREPEQPSDRDQPHGQVYTLDPGQVLQAVRGVTDLAPVAGLPVLDGYVVASAEDPAPAVAVGGYTRPESKHVMNISYAFQWWIFAAGFLLSLVVLARREAAERSGHGPVRRLSRAEFDEDLEIYTQLQARAALPAGARGADLGAGAPRGDRLVDASSAPDDTLRGQRVIEATAFEVSPEAEADRSAGRSGQAPPSSRPES; from the coding sequence GTGAGCGCAGACGGTGAGGCGGCGCCGAGCGGGCGGTACGCGTTCCTGCGCACCCGTCGCTGGGTCGGCCTGATCGCGCTCCTGGTGACCGCCTCGGTGGCGTGCGTGCTGCTCGGGCACTGGCAGTGGGGCCGGTACGTCGAGCGGCACGCGGAGGCCGAGCAGGTCAACGCCGTGTACGACGCGCAGCCGCTGCCCCTCGACGAGGCGCTCGGCACCGCCGCCGGCGGCTCGCCCACCCCTACGGTCGGGCCCGGCGACGAGTGGCAGCCGGTTCGCCTGCGCGGCCACTACGTCGAGGACGGCACCGTCCTGCTGCGCAACCGGCCCGTCGACGGCACCCCGGCGGTGCACGTGATCGCCCCGTTCGTCGCGGAGACCGGCGCGGGTGAGGTGCTCGTCGTCGTCGACCGCGGGTGGATCCCCGCCGAGGTCGCCGACACCGGCGGCGAGGTGCCCCGGCCACCGGCCGGAGAGGTGACGCTCACCGCCCGGCTGCGCGAGCCGGAGCAGCCGAGCGACCGCGACCAGCCCCACGGGCAGGTGTACACGCTCGACCCGGGTCAGGTGCTCCAGGCGGTGCGCGGGGTGACGGACCTCGCCCCGGTCGCCGGCCTGCCGGTGCTCGACGGGTACGTGGTGGCGTCCGCCGAGGACCCGGCGCCCGCGGTGGCGGTCGGCGGCTACACGCGGCCGGAGTCGAAGCACGTCATGAACATCTCGTACGCGTTCCAGTGGTGGATCTTCGCGGCCGGGTTCCTGCTGTCGCTGGTGGTCCTGGCGCGGCGCGAGGCCGCCGAGCGGTCCGGGCACGGGCCCGTGCGGCGCCTGAGCCGCGCGGAGTTCGACGAGGACCTGGAGATCTACACGCAGCTGCAGGCGCGGGCCGCGCTCCCGGCCGGGGCCCGTGGCGCCGATCTCGGTGCCGGCGCCCCTCGAGGTGACCGGCTCGTCGACGCATCGAGTGCGCCGGACGACACCTTGCGCGGGCAGCGGGTGATCGAGGCGACGGCGTTCGAGGTTTCGCCCGAGGCCGAGGCCGACCGGTCCGCCGGCCGGTCAGGTCAGGCTCCGCCGTCGTCGCGGCCCGAGAGCTGA